Proteins from a single region of Nitrososphaerota archaeon:
- a CDS encoding (Fe-S)-binding protein — protein MSAQSPDVEFSRALSETVPGSLSSCYQCGTCTAVCPMNVPVRRIMRGAQTAIRELAITDSLWQCATCKECEVACPRGVEITGVIHSLRGLSYKDRKVPPKLESALWRVYEEGTAWEGKKTERMRWAEGLKVKVGSTAKHLLYLDDAASFDPRLQRIARSLVKIFNSTGVDFAVLGDKEKSSGDEVYQIGEEGFLEELAQSNIESFKNIGAEDIITISPHSNGVFRDVYPKYGSLPQVLHYTEFLSGMLDHDQLKLERADDFDGQTVTYHDPCYLGRYGGIYEEPRKLLESVSGLKLNEMDDNRSNALCCGGGGGGMYVESEGARPSHKRIAQAEESGASVMATACPFCVLNFEDGVKTVGSKVMIRDVAEILAGFVGNGEG, from the coding sequence TGCCCCATGAACGTCCCCGTAAGGAGGATAATGCGAGGAGCCCAGACTGCAATCAGAGAGCTGGCTATCACCGATTCTTTGTGGCAATGCGCAACCTGCAAGGAGTGCGAGGTTGCATGTCCCCGAGGCGTGGAGATCACGGGGGTGATTCACTCTCTGAGAGGCTTGAGTTACAAGGACAGGAAGGTCCCTCCTAAGCTGGAAAGCGCGCTCTGGAGGGTCTACGAAGAGGGGACCGCCTGGGAGGGGAAGAAGACCGAAAGGATGAGGTGGGCGGAGGGTCTCAAAGTAAAGGTGGGGTCGACGGCCAAGCACCTCCTCTACCTGGACGATGCGGCCTCTTTCGACCCGCGCCTCCAGCGTATCGCCCGGTCGCTGGTGAAGATCTTCAATTCCACGGGAGTCGACTTCGCAGTCCTCGGGGACAAGGAGAAGAGTTCAGGGGACGAGGTGTACCAAATTGGCGAAGAGGGGTTCCTCGAGGAGCTGGCCCAGTCTAACATCGAGTCGTTCAAGAACATAGGAGCGGAAGACATCATAACGATTTCACCTCACAGCAACGGCGTCTTCAGGGACGTCTACCCGAAGTACGGCTCACTCCCTCAAGTCCTCCATTACACGGAGTTCCTTTCCGGGATGCTCGACCACGACCAACTCAAGCTGGAACGTGCCGACGACTTCGACGGCCAGACGGTGACGTATCACGACCCGTGCTATCTCGGGAGGTACGGCGGGATATACGAAGAACCTAGGAAGCTCCTCGAGAGCGTCTCCGGCCTCAAGCTGAACGAGATGGATGACAACAGGAGCAACGCCCTCTGCTGTGGTGGGGGAGGAGGCGGGATGTACGTCGAGTCAGAGGGGGCGCGGCCTAGCCACAAGAGGATCGCCCAGGCAGAAGAGTCAGGCGCCTCGGTCATGGCCACGGCATGTCCCTTCTGCGTCCTCAACTTCGAGGATGGGGTCAAGACTGTCGGTTCGAAGGTGATGATTAGGGACGTCGCTGAAATCCTCGCAGGCTTCGTAGGGAACGGAGAGGGTTAG